DNA from Pseudophryne corroboree isolate aPseCor3 chromosome 7, aPseCor3.hap2, whole genome shotgun sequence:
ATCATAACGACCGGCATTATGAGCTATGAATGTGTATCCCACAAATTTTGGTCTCATGAATGTTTTTACAAAATCTTCAATACAAGTAGATCCCTGAAATTCCCAGGATATCTCATCCATTAGCGTTAATGCGTAACAGAAATTGGGTATGTGCACGCCCGTTTCTTGCATGCATTCAAAatcataaaaaatgtattttaaagtaGAAATCGATGCTTTAATGTTTTGAATGTAACACACATGATCCGCAAAATTGTCAACAGTCACTTTGCAAATGGGGCATTTCATACCCCGACAATTGTGGTCTGGTTCGGTGTACATTCCGCATCGATCACAATACATTTTTTGaaggcactgtattttcaggtccaTTGCTAAAGACCTGTGTGTCTCTAAACATTCTGTTGACCTGCAAAACACTCTACACTGCGTACACCTTAGTGCAGCCTGACCTGTATCAACGCATTCCTGTCTGAGACATGACTTACAAAAGAAAAGGCAGTCATGCCTATTTCTGTGATGATACGCAGTGTGGCAAAATTTACAGAAGTAACTGGATCCCACAAAAGCTTTAATGTTCAAAATGCCATAGTAATGATCATTGTGCCATAATATGAATAGAATTTCATCATAACGGCTGTCTGTGTAATAAAAATTCCATCCGCCATCACAATAAtacaaaattttaatttttgatttcAAATGTTTTTCAAAACAAGCAATATCGCTAAAGCTGATCATTTTATCAAGGGGCAAATTCAAAGCTTTATGAATCTCGAGAGCTCTCTCGTGTATCATGTGGTCTGTAGAGTTATCTTTGTCCATTAGTTTGCAGAGACTAGCCGCCAGACACAGATTGTTACCGGTATTATTAAAATCAAATAATAGCCGACGCCTCTTCTCAATTAAAAGGCTATGAGGAATCCTTCGTAGACTCCTCCCCATCAGGGCACCACCGGAACGATTCTTGAAAACAGAGATCACAAATTTTAACTCTGTATCAAATAAAACCTCAGCATTACTTTGCAGCATGTTTGttatctgattcaaaaaactgatGGCGTCTAATGAACCATGTggtttacgatgcgaatagatggcattgtgtaaaCCTCCACCATCCAACCTTAGCTGTACGCGATCGGCCGGATCAACGTCAGCCAGGAACTCATCGAGCATGGtctgtatagccgtatgaatggctcgaacgccctctacaaatgatgtaactctGTTCAAATTAACAAACCGGAAGTGATGATGAATTTCAGACGCTCTGAAATTGGGGTGATTTCGTTCGTACCTGTCTATGGATTCTAAAAAAACAGGTTGTGCCACCTCATTATTACTAGGCGTTTCCGGGACAGCCGCCCCGGGTGATGCTACGTGTTCAACGCTGACCGTCTGTGATGATCGTCTATCTATGTGTCGTGACGGACTGTTGTCATTCTGTTCATTAAATCTATGTGTACCTTGTCGTGCCGATCTAAGTTGTTTCTGTTTTCTTAAATTTGTTAATGTACTTATGGATCGTTTTACTTTTAAATTCCTGTTTGTATTTTTATGACCCTGTGCTCTACGCTTTGCAATGCTGTTCAAACCGCTTCCTGTCATAAGTAGTCATTTCGATGTTTTTTTACCGAATGAGTTGTCCTCTAGGAAATCACATGTTTCCCTGACTAGATTGCTCCGTTCTACAGCGATCCCCAGATAGCGTTTAATAAGTTTATTAAGCGCTCGCTGGTCCCGTTTGCCGCTGTGCATTATTTCTGATAGTTGTGTTAACAGTCCTGTAGACGCATGGTTTGTGTAAGCTGTCTCTCTCCAAATAGACCCTATCAAAgcattatattttaattcagaTGCTTTACTAGCAATCTCTGCCCTTGTGGGTTTGCATGTAGCATTTTGTCGATTACCACCCATACCTGTTGAACCTACGCCTAATGGACAGTCGTCATTAACATCCATTGTTCTCAGGCGCAGCGGCCGTTGTTGTTGTCTATCATCAATACCCGATGGACCGGCAACAACATCGTCCGTCGCTGCAGAACGTGACTCAACCACAGATGCTCTAACCTCTTTGTTTGGAACATCTGAAATATCAACACATTCATGATTATCCACAGCCTCTACGTCAGATATATAAAGTGGCTGTGCGTCTTGAAGTAAATCATAAACGACATCTGTATTTATAACGGGGTCAACCTGCGTATCTGGTAATATAATGGGGTCAACCTGTGTGTCTGGAATTATAATGGTTTCAACCGGTGTATCTGGTATTATAATGGGTTCAACCGGTGTATCTGGTATTATAATGGGATCATTCTGAATGACTGATGTTATTATAACCCTATTTTCTTTTGTATGTCTGATCTTGTACTTTTTTGAGAGCCTATTGACCCTCTTACCTTTTGCAATCTCTGTGTCAACAGTTTTAGCACTAACACAGTTCATTTGTTCATCATCGTCATTCTGATCGGGCAACATCTTGAATTTGTTGATGTTGCAGCTAATTGGCACCTCTTGTACTGCAGTCAATCTCCTTCTTTTAGGCACAGTTTTGTCATTATATTCCAATTTCCTCTTCACACCTCGATGTTTAGGTTTTTCATTCACCCAATGCGTAGTGCGCGGAACGCCACTCACACGACTTCTTGGGTCCATTGTACTGTACACTTGATTCATTATCAATGGCTTAGAATCAGCCAGGCGTAAATGTCTGTTCGGCAGATGTCTGTGTTGATTCTCTTTGTCATCGGTGCTGTGCGTCGTTGTATCGGGTGTGCTTGTACGTCGGTCTGCTTCTTCGATCATCTCATCATCCGTCAATATGCAACAATAGCCGTTCTGATCCATGTTAAATAAATTTTCATCGAatgctaaaaaacaaaaacaattagtTGCACAGCTACAATTTACATTTTTGCTCTGTGAAAAAAATTGCATTTTAAATACGTGTAACAACCGTATAGCATCATTTAATTAAcag
Protein-coding regions in this window:
- the LOC134944593 gene encoding uncharacterized protein LOC134944593; amino-acid sequence: MELTNGNVFGISDDDMITYLSHTDTHLYQPLKRPVDQGLRRREPHGLECANGSDVEMIQKSYPTYSESPKSQNSYSPNRPCVETNFEKYMRGEQWRPMPSQESESPAEFSIDTFDENLFNMDQNGYCCILTDDEMIEEADRRTSTPDTTTHSTDDKENQHRHLPNRHLRLADSKPLIMNQVYSTMDPRSRVSGVPRTTHWVNEKPKHRGVKRKLEYNDKTVPKRRRLTAVQEVPISCNINKFKMLPDQNDDDEQMNCVSAKTVDTEIAKGKRVNRLSKKYKIRHTKENRVIITSVIQNDPIIIPDTPVEPIIIPDTPVETIIIPDTQVDPIILPDTQVDPVINTDVVYDLLQDAQPLYISDVEAVDNHECVDISDVPNKEVRASVVESRSAATDDVVAGPSGIDDRQQQRPLRLRTMDVNDDCPLGVGSTGMGGNRQNATCKPTRAEIASKASELKYNALIGSIWRETAYTNHASTGLLTQLSEIMHSGKRDQRALNKLIKRYLGIAVERSNLVRETCDFLEDNSFGKKTSK